GTGACGCCAGGGCTGGTCCTTGGCTCTGGCCTGTCCTTGGCTCTGGCTGGTCTGCCCATGGGAGCTCACTCTGCCGAGGATGCTGCGTGGTGCTCAGGGACAAAGAACAAGCCCGTGTGCTGGGCTCCCTGTGgcagccacagagcagaggcaggacGCTGGCCACAGGCCTCTCGCTCTGGCTGCGGTGCGGGCAGGTGTCTTCTCCCTGGAAGCAGCCCTGGgcgctcccagctctgccagcccgTGTACATTGCCCCGGTTTCCCGCAGCCCTGGAGGAAGCTCCCTTTGTTTGCTTGGCTGCAAATGACTGACTCTGCTTGTTCCTGCTACGAGCtactggggcaggggggtgagtggggcagcagcagcctggctgggctgggacccggcaggcagcctggggctCCTTCCCAGCTGGCTGATGTgctttgtgcctcagtttccctgtctGCGAGTGGGCGTGGTGCCCTGAGGGAGGTCCTTCTGGCCCCCCGCCCCTCcacgggctgggctgggctgagccccGCCAGCTCCCGGACAGCCCCAGCTGAAGCCACTCCAGGAGCCTCCGCTCTGGGATCGGGAGGTGAGTCGCCGACCCCTCAGCTCCCAGGCACCAGCCTGAAGcacccaacccccctgcagcccgcACCTGGCCAGGGACAccctgtccccacagcccccaccccacggggCACAGGGAGCTCTGAGACCAGCACGGTGGGGAAGATGGGTGAGCCTGGGACTGCCCTGGAGCTGCATGGGGGCTCTTGCTCTGTGTCCACCCGTGCTCACACTGGGGTCCTGCACCCAGCAGCACGGTGGTCTTGGTGCCAGTGCCCTGCACAgggaggggggctgcagggactcACAGCAGGCTCTGCCATCATCTCCGGAGGTTactgccagggcagcagctcctgatGGAGCCATCAAAATTGCCCTGTTCACCCTGTCCTCCACCTTCTCACTCATGAACTTTCCCCGGGCATCGATAAGTGGGGCTGGGTTTACAGCCCTGTGCCTGGGCTGTAAAGCGAGGGTGAAGGTCGCCCTGgggaagcagctgctctgtaaAAGACAGGTGAGGGATGGTTGGAGGACGGGGAGAAAGCAGCACTGTCTCTTGTGGGTGGGAGCTcttgggtgctgctggctgcagggctgttgATGGGGCCTGGGCTCCCCCAGTCCTGAGCCTGTCCCTTCCCCGCCCTGGCTTCCCCCTgccaggaaggagggaggaagcgGAGGCTGAATCCGTCCCTGCCCCAAGAATAGGACCCAGGTGTCCACGTTTCCTGGCTGGGCCCATACTTCCCCTGCAGTGGTGGGCTGGAGGCGttctgcccctgccccccccccccccagcacccctcctccccagggtCCTGGGTGCCAGGGTGCCCCTGGGAGGAGCCCTCTGAGCCAGCGTGGGTGTGCAGCTGCCTTGTCCCCTGTCcctggggctgccagccccagcgtggtgcctgggggtgctgggcatggctggggcagggagcagccaaGGTCCTGGCTTCATCCCACTGGCCAAGGGCTGCATCCTGCTCTGCCCCGTGCTGGGCTCAGCCAGTGCTTCAAGCCTTGCCAGGCATCTCAGCGGGTCTGTgccccctgggtgctggggcaccctgccctccctggggcCCTTCTGAGCCTATAAGGGCCTcgggggtgcaggggctgctgaggaccgggggtgttttggggaaggggctctgtgtctgtgggctgcagcccctcctccactctgccccagctgccccgGAGCTGCCCGGCCATGGAAGCCACCACCTCGAGGCTGGACCCGGCGGCGGTCGGGGACCTGGTGTTGCTGGACCCCCTCACCGAGGAGTCACTGCTCCACACCCTGCAGGAGCGCTTCCGCCGCAGCGACATCTACGTGGGCACTGGGCCAGGGGCGCGGGCCTgggatggggagtggggggctgtggagcctgggatggggagcaggacaCAGGGTCTGGGATGGGGAACAGCAGGGGGTGTGGTGTCTGGGGTGGGGAGCAAGGAAGAGCACAGATTCTGGGCTGGGTCCTCCCCTCCCCGCACCAATGCCATCCTGGTTGCCTGCAGACGTACATCGGGAACGTGGTGATCTCAGTGAACCCCTACCAGTCCCTGCCCATCTACAGTCCTGAGAAGGTACAGGAGTACCACAACTGCAACTTCTTCGCTGTGAAGCCCCACATGTGAGCATGGGGAGCCTGGCAGCCCTGGGATACCCTCTGTCCCCCTGGATCCTGCTAAGGGCCTCATCCATGGGCAAGCCTGAGGCTTCGGGGTCTGGGGGAGTCTACTTGGGTCAGCCTCACAGCCACAATGGGGGCTCTTGGCATTTTCTGAAGTCCCTggacccctccagcccccttctaactcctccttcccccagctatGCGATCGCTGACGATGCCTACCGCTCACTGCGGGACCGGGACAGGGACCAGTGCATCCTCATCACTGGCGAGAGCGGGGCCGGCAAGACAGGTAGAGCTGGGGCTGCCACCAGTGCtcacagggctgggaggggctcGCTGGACAGGTGGGCGCAGCCCTGCCACCCATGGCCCCGGCACCCATGGCCCCTCACTCATAGAGGCCAGCAAGCTAGTGATGTCCTACGTGGCGGCTGTGTGCAGCAAAGGGGAGGATGTGGACAAGGTGAaggagcagctcctgcagtCGAACCCTGTGCTGGAGGGTAAGCACCCACAACTCGTGCCCTGTGCCCACCCCAGGGCTCAGCACAGCCCCACCTGGACCATGCTGTAACCCCGTCCTCACCCCACAGCCTTTGGAAACGCCAAGACTGTCCGCAATGACAACTCCTCCCGATTCGTGAGTGACCAGGGAACTGGGGCAGTGGTGGGGCCATGTCCCACAGGGCTGGACCCTGCAGGGACCACATGGACCCTgatggggctggaggcaggggaCAGGGTTGTAGACacggggagcagagctgctgccccccACAAGGTCCCCCTGCCTTGACGCCAGCCCCATCCCTCAGGGAAAGTACATGGATGTGGAGTTCGACTTCAAGGGGGAGCCCCTAGGAGGGGTCATTAGCAACTGTGAGTACCGATTGCCCATCCCAGGGGGGTCCTACCCCCCATTCCCTGGTGACACTGACCCCTGCCTGCAGACCTGCTGGAGAAATCCCGCATCGTCCGGCATGTGAAGGGCGAGAGGAACTTCCACATCTTCTACCAGCTCCTGGCCGGGGGCTCGGCACAGCTGCTCCGTAGGTCCAGGCCCTGAGCATGGCGGGTCAAGGGGGATTGGGACCCTGGGGGGGGACTGGCtgaccacctcctccccctgcagagcagctgaagcTCCGCCAGGACTGCCGGCACTACGGCTACCTCAACCGGGAGAGCTCTAGCCTGCCCGGCGTGGACGACGCAGCCAACTTCCACGCCATGCAGGTACCGCCAGCCAGGGCCTGGGAGGCTGGGAAGCTGTGACACCCCCGCTGCAAAACACCCTGGGGCTGTCCCCGTTGCCCTGAGCTGCCTGTGTCTGTCCCCAGGATGCCATGAGGGTCATTGGCTTCTCACCTGATGAGGTGACAGCGCTGCTGGAGGTGACGGCCGTGGTGCTCAAGCTGGGCAAcgtgcagctgagcagcagctacCAGGCCAGTGGGATGGAGTCCTGCAGCATCGCTGAGCCACAGGGtaggggcagggacagggataGGGATGGGAATGATGGGGAGGGGGCCCTGCTtggccccagcactgctgcctccctgcacaGAGCTTCAGGAGATCTGCGAGCTGATCGGGCTGGACCCCAGCGTGCTGGAGCGGGCGCTGTGCTCCCGCACTGTGAAGGCGCGGGATGAGACGGTgctcaccaccctcagcgtcCCCCAGGTGAGCAGGACCAtcccctgccatggggctgACACCTGGCAGCCCCCTGGGAGCCAGCACGAGTCCCTCgcccctctccccagggctACTACGGCCGGGATGCGCTGGCCAAGAACATCTACAGCCGCCTCTTCGACTGGCTGGTGAACCGCATCAACACCAGCATCCAGGTGAGCACCTGGGGTGACATGTACCTGCCCACCCATCCTGGACAGGGCCCAGGAACCCCACCTCACGTGGGGCCAGGACACAGCTCAGTGCCCCACTGTCTCCCCAGGTGAAGCCAGGCAAGCAGAGGAAGGTGATGGGTGTCCTGGACATCTACGGCTTTGAGATCTTCCAGGTGAGTGCAGGGCCCACCTGgccccatcctgctgctggggggactgggggcagtgggtgggacatggggcagggctgggggatcAGGCCCTGTCACGCAGGACCCCTCTCTCGCAGGATAATGGCTTTGAGCAGTTCATCATCAACTACTGCAACGAGAAGCTGCAGCAGATCTTCATCCTGATGACTCtgaaggaggagcaggaggaatacGTCCGAGAGGTACCCCCTACCCAGGCCGGTCGGGCTGGATGTGGCCCCTCTGCCTGTGCAAAGCCATGGCCCCAGAAAGCCTTGGccccctggggacagggaagTGCTGGAGACGGCTCTGCACCATGTCCCTCCCTcaccccgctccccgccgggaGCAGATTCAATagcaggaaggcagggagggattTGGGATTCCATCCCCATGGCCGGATGTCCGGTTCCTGCCCCACATCAGCtggggggtgtctgtggggcAGGGTCCATGCACTGTGTGTCCAGGGGTCTGTGTGTCTGACCTCTGTCTGCTCCCAGGGCATCCAGTGGACCCCAGTGGAGTTTTTCGACAACAGCATCATCTGCAACTTGATCGAGAATGTGAGTTGCCCCCCCAGTGCCAGGGGCCCAGGTTTGGGTCCCAGCTTCCCCCCGTCACACCTGGTGCGAGTTTGGGCTGAGCAGAGCTTGGAGCAGTCCCAGTTCGATGGAGCCgctgctcagggctggggcCGGTTTGGGGTGACACTGTCCATCACGGCACAGAGCAAGTGCGGGATCCTGGCCATGCTGGATGAGGAGTGCCTGCGGCCTGGTGTGGTCAACGAGGACACCTTCATCAGCAAGCTGAACCAGCTCTTTGCCACCCACAAGCACTATGAGAGCAAGGAGACCCAGAACGCCCAGCGTGTCATGGACGCCAGCCTGCCGCTGCAATGCTTCCGCATCCACCACTACGCTGGCAAGGTCTGCCAGCAGCCGCGGGCACCCGCTGGCGCCCACAGCCCCGCCGGGGGCACCTGGCACCCCCGGGTCCTCTTCCCAGCTTTGCATGGGAGAtgcggggctgggctgggaatGGACACAGAGACGCTGAACCGTAGCCCGCTcgctccctcttccctccccgaGCGCAGGCCCCCATGCACCCCGCTGAGCACTGACCCCACTCCTGCACCCAGGTGACCTACAACGTGACGGGCTTCATTGAGAAGAACAACGACCTGCTCTTCCGCGACCTCTCGCAGGCCATGTGGGCTGCCCGGCACACGCTGCTGCACTCCCTCTTCCCCGAGGGAGACCCCCAGAAGGTCTCCCTCAAGCTGCCCCCCACTGCAGGCTTCCAGTTCAAGGCCTCAGTGGCGATGCTGATGAAGAACCTCTATTCCAAGAACCCCAACTACATCAGGTACCAGCCCTGGGGGGAGCCCTGGCCCTGGCTCTGGCGCCAGCAGGACCCCCCCAGACCACCGCTGCCCTCCCCAGGTGCATCAAGCCCAACGAGACCAAAACAGCGATGCTCTTCACACCGGAGCTGGTGCTGGCGCAGATCCGGTACCTGGGGCTGATGGAGAACGTGCGGGTGAGGCGGGCAGGTTACGCCTTTCGCCAGCTCTACGGCCCCTTCCTGGAGCGCTACAAGATGCTGAGCCCCCGGACCTGGCCCCGCTGGGCCGGCAGCGACAGGTACGGGGCTGGGCCAGACCGCGGGTGTGTCCGGCGGCCCCCTggcccgggggctgcggggctctGACCAGCCTCATCTCCTGCGGTGGTGCAGGGAGGGGGCCGAGGttctgctggcagagctggcgTTCCCCCCTGAGGAGCTGGCGTTCGGCCACACCAAGATCTTCATCCGCTCGCCACGCACCGTGAGTCTGGGgatgggggagtgggggggacCCCGCTACGGGGCAGTCGGGCTGCCAGGGGAGGCAGGACTTGACCCAGGGTGGGTGTCTGCCCCACATGTCCCCTCACCCCACTGGCACCCCTGAGGCCATCCCGGGGGCTCCTGGGTGATACTGCAGCCCCCAGAGATGGCTCCTGGCCGGGGGTCCCTGTCGCCACTTGGCACCCCAGTGCTcaccctgcctgtccccagctcTTCAACCTGGAGAGTCGGCGCCAGGAGCGCGTGGTCCAGCTCGCCACCCTCATCCAGAAGATTTTtcggggctggcggtgccggacccagtaccAGCAGATGCGCAAGAGCCAGATCATCATCTCCGCTTGGTTCCGGGGCCACAGGGTGAGGAAAGGGGGATCCCAGCCATGCTTCAGCTGCCCATCCGTCACCCCCTTGGTAGGGGCCCCGGCtctcccagctcccacagctcACCCCACCTCTCCCCACCGCAGCAAAAGAACAAATACAAGCAGATGAAGCGGTCGGCACTGATCATCCAGGCGTACATCAGGGGCTGGAAGGTGAGGGCTGGGCACCGGAGGGCCGCTTGCTGGCGCAGCAGGTCTAGCGTGGGCAGCGGGGTGGGGAGCGTGCGGCGGGGAAGGGCCAGGGACTCCACATGCCCCACGGTGGGACCAGACTCATCTCCTCTCCCCGTCTTCCATCCTTctctcctgcctctctccttctcGCTCCCTGTCTGTGTTGGTGTCTCTTGCCTCGGGCTCCCTGGGCTCTCATCCCCCACAGTCTCGCCGGCTCCTCTGGGAGCTGAAGCGCCAGCGCCACCGTCATGCGGCCGCCGCCACCATTGCTGCTTACTGGAGAGGGTACCAGGTAACGGGGCCAGCCCCACCATGGGGCCGCGCGCCCTGCCCGCTGCCTCTGTCCTGCTGTCCACGCCGCTGTGTCCAgggctgtctgtctgtctgcccaCCCTGGCTCCTGTCTACCCTGTCGGGCCGGAGAAGCTGTCCTCTCCGCTGGGGCTGAtcggggatggggggagggacGCCCCGTGTCCCgagggggctggcagcaggagggTGGCGAGATCCCGCATCCCCACCGCTGCCGCTGCTGACGGCCATCTCCGGCAGGTCCGCAAAGCGTACAGGAGGTATTTCCGCTCCGAAGCCAGCATCCGCCTGGCCAACTTCATCTACCGGCGGCTGGtgagtggggctgcagggagaggggacacggctggccCAGGGACCCTCCGCGAGCCCCTGCCACGTTGCTGCCCCCAGGTGCAGAAGTtcctggtggggctggggaggaacCTCCCGCCGCTCTTGGTGACAGACCGGACCTGGCCCCCTGCACCATACAAGTTTCTGGCTGACGCCAACCAGGAGCTGAGGAGCATCTTCTACCGCTGGAAGGTGGGAgcaggggggagcggggaggtggggggggctcTGTTTGGGACCTTGCGTCCCTCTGCGCCAGCACCTGCCAGGGGTCTTCAGCAGCACCAAATCGCCCCCTCCCTTGGCAGTGCAAGAAGTACCGGGAGCAGCTGACGCCACAGCGCAAGGCCCTGCTGCAGGCCAAGCTCTGCGCCAGCGAGCTCTTCAAGGACAAGAAGACGCTCTACTCCAAaaggtgctggggctgggggctggcgggagggggggtgtgtggggcaGCGCCGGCTGACGGcctccatccccagcctgcagcagcccttCCGGGGTGAGTACCTGGGGCTGACGCAGAACCCCAAGTACCAGAAGCTCCATGCCGTGGCCAAGGACAAGCTGGTGATGGCCGACACCGTGAGGAAGGTGAACAGAGCCAGCGGCAAGGTGAGCCCCGTCCCTGTCTCCGCCGCACTGGGAGGGCGTGCAGGGCCACACTGACCCCCCTGCCCACAGACGGTCccacacctgctgctgctgaccacCGAGCACCTGGTCCTGGCCGACCCCAAGGCTGCTCAGCCCAAGACCGTGCTCAGCCTGGGCGACATCCGCAGTGTCTCTGTCACTCGCTTCTCTGACGGCTTCCTGGTCCTGCACCTCAAGGAGGTACCCAGGGAGGGGGGAGTCCCTGGGGGCCTGGGGGATCCCTGGCAGGGCTGACCTCCCCCATCTCCCCACAGACCTCCACGGCGGGGGCCAAGGGCGACTTCTTGCTCATTAGCGACCACCTCATCGAGCTTGTCACCCGCCTGCACCAGACCATCATGGATACCACTGCCCAGGCCCTGCCCCTGCACATCACTGACCAGTatgggtggggcaggggggcggggTGACCAAGGGTGGGGCCTGCAGGGTGGGGCAAGACTTCCAGGGCAGGGTGGTGTCTGGAGAGGAGCTCACAAGGGCGGGGTAGGGCAGGGTGAGGCTTGTGGGGGTGGGCTTCACAGGATGGGGCATCGGCTGGAAGGTCCTGACTGGCTGTGGCAGGCAGCCCCTGAGAGATGGTGGCTGTAAAGGAGGCAACTcatggggcaggaggtgggTCTGGGCGTGGTATGTGTGGTCCCACCTCACCCCTCTACCCTGGCCCCCCACGCCAGGTTCTCCACCCGCTTCCAGAAGGGCGACATGGCCGTCACCGTGGTGGAGTCGGCCAAGGCGGGCAGCAATGTCCCAATCTGCAAGAAGCGGGGCAGCCACAAGATGGAGGTCCTGGTCCACTGAGGGTATCCCCATTCcctgctgggacccccaccacccccttgTAatgtccccctgccccggcaGGTCTTTGCACCGCCCAGGAATTGCTGCAAACCCATTAAACGGATGCTCTGGTGTCAGTGCCTGGGCGGTGTTGCGGTGGGTGCCCCGTTACAGGTGAGGCACGGTGAACCAGTCGTGCCGGAGCCCCAGGACGCTGCACtgcagtgctggagcagggtgGGGGCATGGCCCCTCCCCGGGGGTGGAGTGCCCTGGCACgctgcagggatggagcccccccaccccagtccccCGCCTTTCCTGCCACCTGATTGCAGCCAGAGCTCGGCTCGGCAGTGATTGGAAAGGCCCTAAATTGCTGCCACTTTTCCCATTAAGTGGGAAAGCAGCTCGCTCTGCTGCAGAGGCAATTTCTGGGTGGCTGCGGGTGGCTGGCACGTGAGGTCCTCAGCACTcgcctgcctgtgctgccctccccatctccccctgcccagggtcccctgccctgctgcaggaccCCCTGAATAGGGTGCTCCCCGCTGCGTCCCCTCCCCtcgcccagctgccccccgcgccagcagccctccccaggctggCACCGTAGCTCCTGAGCTGGAGCTGCATTCGGGGACCGGGGCTGCAGCCCAGAACAGAACAGGGGGACAGCTTTGGGACTGCATGGCCCCAGTGCCACCACTGCAGCCCCTGTCCTGCTGGGACCTCCTGTCCCAGGAGCTGGGGTCGCTGCACGGCTCTCAgagcagcccccctccccgctgcctttTCTCTCCTGCACTCATCAAGCTCTTGGAgagggttggtttgtttttttctctcctgtcccCACACGTCACCTGCATTACCTTCGGGAGCTGACAACTCCCTGTCACAttagcagcagcaccagctcccAGGTGGGCCCTGGAGCATCCATGGGTTTGTTGTGCACAGGGGGGCACGTGCGGGCACGTGTGCCAGGGCACTTGGGCAGCGCATGcacgtggtggtggtggggaaacGTGTCTCTGTGCAGAGGCACCTGAGGGTGCAGACATGCCCTGCCTCCAAGGGCTCCCCCCAGCCTTCCTGCTGCGGGCTGCGTCACGTCCCAGCACAGGGACCTTCCTGCCTGTGCATGGTGAGGGGCGAAAGCCATAAACAAGCCTGCCACAGCCCAGGGCACTATGGCTCTTCACAGCTGCGTTGCACTTGGCACCACACAAGTAGGTGTTATTAATTAATTAGGCCGTCTCTGGCCAGACTCCAATTTAATTAACGTCCCCGGCACTGCAGATGCTGCCCTGCCCCGGGCTGCACTGCCACGTGAGCCGCTGCTGCCAGGCCGCCTTCCCGCGGGGCCGCCGCAGCCGCCTGTTGCTCGGGCTGAAGTGCGTGGCTTTCACTTGTTGGCCTGCGTGTTTCCCCTTCCCTTGCGTCCCTCTGGTTCCCCCCGACTTCTCCTCCCCATCTTctatctctgcacaccctggcCCCCTGGCTGGGGTGAGGGTGCGGAGGCACTTGGGGTGGCTGGGGATGAGGGGATCAGGATGCAGGATCAAGCCTGGGCTCCCAGGAGGCTGATTGGGCCGGGGGAGGAACTTGGTGCTGGTCCTGCCTGGGTCACAGAGCGGCCTGAAGAAAGGCAGCCCAGCGTGGGGCTAGACCTGGGGCTGCCAGGCCCTGTCGGAGCCAGGAGTGCTCCCCATGGTTAGTGTGGGACCAGACAGGCCAGGAGCCCTGgaatggggctggggagatgggcAGGGTGTGCAGTACAGAAAgagtgtgcgtgtgtgtgcgcgcgcgcacATGTATGAAGCTGAGTTCAGGGCAGCGGGGTCTGTATGTGTGCACGCACATGCACGTGcatggtgtgtgtggtgggaGCCCAAATGATCCCCGCTGTGGTGAGACATCCCGaagcctggctgcagagcaaCTGCCAGCAGCTGTTCCAGCACAGCAGGGGCAGGACTGCTCCCACCACGCGTGTGCCCACACGTGTCAATGGCTGCATCGTGCTCAGGtgcgtgtgtccccccccatgcCTGTGGCACGAGGAGGGGCCGGGAGCTGCGTGGGCATGGCGCTTGTGTGCTGGCCCCCTACCCCGGGGCGCTGCGGCGTGGTGGGGAGCTGGCGTGCCTGTGTGGGCGCACTTGTGCCGTGGTGTGACTCTGCGTGTGTAACGGGTGCCTGTCGGTGACATGGTGCTTGCGTGGGCGTGAAGCTGCAGGGTGGGGGTAccaccccccccggcccccatTGGCGGCTCTCCTCTCGCCCACCCACACCGTGCCATGGGCAGAGCCCCTTATTTAACTCCGCACGGCAGCCAGCACCCTGGTACTTTGCCTCCCAGCTGAACCCGTGCTGGGAGAGCCATCGGTGCAGCCTGTGGCCGCTGCCCACCTCGCCTCGACACATCTCCCACTCCGCAGCCACCAGCGGCGAGGGACACTCTGCCCCCGGCTCCATACTGGGCGACACCCGAGGGCTCAGCAGGTCTGTGCCTCCCACAGTGCCCGGCCCTGGGGGCTTCCCGGGGCTCCTGGGGGACTGCTGTGTCCTGTCCTCACCCGGCTcaggctgggagaagggaggagggggaagttGGTGAAGCCACTGGGAAGGGCATGGGCTGGCAGACAAGATGGGGTGAAGATGCTGCTTGAATTCAGGGAGgtcttggggcaggggggttcTGGAAGCAAGTCTGGGTCTGGGATCCAGCTGTCAGCAAGGATGTGCCAGTGCATGTGTCAGGGAGTGCGTGTgcgtgtctctgtgtgtgtgtgtgcctgtgcgtCAGGGGATGTGTGTGCTAACACAGGTGAACACGCAGGACTGAGTGCATGCCGGCGTTTGTGTTCCTTGTGTGCCCGCGCTTGGGCTCGTGTGCGTGTTTGCACATTCTGGCTGGTGTGTGACTgcaaaaacacagcaccatGGGCACGAGTGGTGGCATGGGACCAACAGGTCCACAGTGGacccctgcctccctgcaccCTCCCCTTCACCTCTGTGATGCGTCCCCCCATAATGTGCCCCACACCCCTGTAAAGCAGCCCCCGGGCTGCTGCCCCCCGGTGCAGCCCCCTTCCCAGGACGCTGGCAGGGTGCCACCGGCCCGCAGTTCGAGGGGGGGAAGAGATTCActgccccggcccccgccgctgcccccgggAAGCGGCGCAGTCCCTCTGGCCGCAGACACGGGCGGGGGTcccgccgcgcccggcccccCCGTCTCCCGTGTCgctgctttccctccccagcGCTTGGCCCGGTCCCGGGCTCGCCCGGGCCGCCCCGCGGAGGGGGCGCTGGCtcggggcggccccggggccccgccgctccgccgcTGACCgccgcccccaggccccccccgaGGATGAGGAGCCGACCGGCGCTGGCGGCGCTGCTCGTCCTGGCACTGCCGCTCGCCCTCGCCCGCCGCCctccggccccgccgggccccgcgccccccgcacAGGTACAGCCGTCGGGGCGCCGGTGGttgggggggcggcgggccgaCCCCCCCCCGGGACGCCCCCTCCTCGCTCACCGGCTTCGCTTCCCGCAGGGGATGCCCGTCGCGGAGCCGCTGCCCTGGAGAGCCcgcggcagccccggggccgcctTCGCCGccgtgctgcagctgctgcggGAGGGGTCGGCCGGTGAGCGCCGGGGGGCGAGGGCAGGACGGGTTGCGGAGGGTCGGTCGGTCCGTCCGCGCCcggcccccgcgccgccgccgccgctcatCCGCTTCGCTCTCTTCCAGGTCCTCCCGCGGCTCCGCAGAAGCGTAAGTCCCgcccggtcccggtcccggtcccgcaGCCGGGCGCCGCGGCGCTGACGGCGGGTCTCTCCGCAGGGGACATGCACGACTTCTTCGTGGGGCTCATGGGGAAGCGGGCGGCAGAGCccgggcggccggcggggcggcggggcggcggcccgtCCCCCCGGTGCTCCCCGGGGCCCCCAGCGGCCGGCGGGGCCCCGCGGCAGGCGTGAGCCGCGGGCCGAGCCGGCGAGGCCGGACGGGGCGCGCCCCGCGgaccccccccccttctcccgCCACGGGGCCGGCCCGGGCTGTGCCCTGTGTCCCGGGGCGAGGCACCGGCACCGGGCACTGCGCCGCGGCGGCAGTACCGGCTGCGGGGGCGGCACGGCCGGGACGCCGCCCACGGACAGCGAAGCCGTCGTGGGACCCGCCGGGGCTGGAGCCGCGCTCCCGCGCTGGGGACTGTGCGGGCCCACCCGCAGCTCCGGCTGTGCCTGTCCGGACACCCGCGTACGCACACCCGTACCTGTATACATACACCTGTTTGTGTACACCCGCATCCGTGCACCTCCATACATCCACCCGTGCCA
The Phalacrocorax carbo chromosome 27, bPhaCar2.1, whole genome shotgun sequence genome window above contains:
- the MYO1A gene encoding unconventional myosin-Ia isoform X1; amino-acid sequence: MEATTSRLDPAAVGDLVLLDPLTEESLLHTLQERFRRSDIYTYIGNVVISVNPYQSLPIYSPEKVQEYHNCNFFAVKPHIYAIADDAYRSLRDRDRDQCILITGESGAGKTEASKLVMSYVAAVCSKGEDVDKVKEQLLQSNPVLEAFGNAKTVRNDNSSRFGKYMDVEFDFKGEPLGGVISNYLLEKSRIVRHVKGERNFHIFYQLLAGGSAQLLQQLKLRQDCRHYGYLNRESSSLPGVDDAANFHAMQDAMRVIGFSPDEVTALLEVTAVVLKLGNVQLSSSYQASGMESCSIAEPQELQEICELIGLDPSVLERALCSRTVKARDETVLTTLSVPQGYYGRDALAKNIYSRLFDWLVNRINTSIQVKPGKQRKVMGVLDIYGFEIFQDNGFEQFIINYCNEKLQQIFILMTLKEEQEEYVREGIQWTPVEFFDNSIICNLIENSKCGILAMLDEECLRPGVVNEDTFISKLNQLFATHKHYESKETQNAQRVMDASLPLQCFRIHHYAGKVTYNVTGFIEKNNDLLFRDLSQAMWAARHTLLHSLFPEGDPQKVSLKLPPTAGFQFKASVAMLMKNLYSKNPNYIRCIKPNETKTAMLFTPELVLAQIRYLGLMENVRVRRAGYAFRQLYGPFLERYKMLSPRTWPRWAGSDREGAEVLLAELAFPPEELAFGHTKIFIRSPRTLFNLESRRQERVVQLATLIQKIFRGWRCRTQYQQMRKSQIIISAWFRGHRQKNKYKQMKRSALIIQAYIRGWKSRRLLWELKRQRHRHAAAATIAAYWRGYQVRKAYRRYFRSEASIRLANFIYRRLVQKFLVGLGRNLPPLLVTDRTWPPAPYKFLADANQELRSIFYRWKCKKYREQLTPQRKALLQAKLCASELFKDKKTLYSKSLQQPFRGEYLGLTQNPKYQKLHAVAKDKLVMADTVRKVNRASGKTVPHLLLLTTEHLVLADPKAAQPKTVLSLGDIRSVSVTRFSDGFLVLHLKETSTAGAKGDFLLISDHLIELVTRLHQTIMDTTAQALPLHITDQFSTRFQKGDMAVTVVESAKAGSNVPICKKRGSHKMEVLVH
- the TAC3 gene encoding tachykinin-3 isoform X2; translation: MRSRPALAALLVLALPLALARRPPAPPGPAPPAQGMPVAEPLPWRARGSPGAAFAAVLQLLREGSAGPPAAPQKRDMHDFFVGLMGKRAAEPGRPAGRRGGGPSPRCSPGPPAAGGAPRQA
- the TAC3 gene encoding tachykinin-3 isoform X1, with amino-acid sequence MRSRPALAALLVLALPLALARRPPAPPGPAPPAQGMPVAEPLPWRARGSPGAAFAAVLQLLREGSAGPPAAPQKRKSRPVPVPVPQPGAAALTAGLSAGDMHDFFVGLMGKRAAEPGRPAGRRGGGPSPRCSPGPPAAGGAPRQA
- the MYO1A gene encoding unconventional myosin-Ia isoform X2, giving the protein MEATTSRLDPAAVGDLVLLDPLTEESLLHTLQERFRRSDIYTYIGNVVISVNPYQSLPIYSPEKVQEYHNCNFFAVKPHIYAIADDAYRSLRDRDRDQCILITGESGAGKTEASKLVMSYVAAVCSKGEDVDKVKEQLLQSNPVLEAFGNAKTVRNDNSSRFGKYMDVEFDFKGEPLGGVISNYLLEKSRIVRHVKGERNFHIFYQLLAGGSAQLLQQLKLRQDCRHYGYLNRESSSLPGVDDAANFHAMQDAMRVIGFSPDEVTALLEVTAVVLKLGNVQLSSSYQASGMESCSIAEPQELQEICELIGLDPSVLERALCSRTVKARDETVLTTLSVPQGYYGRDALAKNIYSRLFDWLVNRINTSIQVKPGKQRKVMGVLDIYGFEIFQDNGFEQFIINYCNEKLQQIFILMTLKEEQEEYVREGIQWTPVEFFDNSIICNLIENSKCGILAMLDEECLRPGVVNEDTFISKLNQLFATHKHYESKETQNAQRVMDASLPLQCFRIHHYAGKVTYNVTGFIEKNNDLLFRDLSQAMWAARHTLLHSLFPEGDPQKVSLKLPPTAGFQFKASVAMLMKNLYSKNPNYIRCIKPNETKTAMLFTPELVLAQIRYLGLMENVRVRRAGYAFRQLYGPFLERYKMLSPRTWPRWAGSDREGAEVLLAELAFPPEELAFGHTKIFIRSPRTLFNLESRRQERVVQLATLIQKIFRGWRCRTQYQQMRKSQIIISAWFRGHRQKNKYKQMKRSALIIQAYIRGWKVRKAYRRYFRSEASIRLANFIYRRLVQKFLVGLGRNLPPLLVTDRTWPPAPYKFLADANQELRSIFYRWKCKKYREQLTPQRKALLQAKLCASELFKDKKTLYSKSLQQPFRGEYLGLTQNPKYQKLHAVAKDKLVMADTVRKVNRASGKTVPHLLLLTTEHLVLADPKAAQPKTVLSLGDIRSVSVTRFSDGFLVLHLKETSTAGAKGDFLLISDHLIELVTRLHQTIMDTTAQALPLHITDQFSTRFQKGDMAVTVVESAKAGSNVPICKKRGSHKMEVLVH